In one Dermacentor variabilis isolate Ectoservices chromosome 4, ASM5094787v1, whole genome shotgun sequence genomic region, the following are encoded:
- the LOC142579362 gene encoding neprilysin-like gives MQPTTEDVPPTSGAQVPQAKDEERKKARSKTSKPGSPERRGPKRQVPKERDDFDMRPPDRSRSPRAGWRSPRQARAQDAGVRVNTARLPFNRKSFYQPKPADGALSPTGPHNRGPSGASGNDPTAAMGGLPMSQMSREGYLYGARSPASFPSRPFSSTSQVGNPSSANALASSAAFPGQPPFRPPPLPQDTFSEVTPKPRRTFGPLCLTVCVLTTVVLATLATVAIVKASWRSATPLSSPCETHACLAYSRRLRASINESANPCKSFTRFVCDGWRREHSGNVWEEQFRYVLDKLTASLKDITVPPSGQNEEQRGAAVYRSCVSLFDGSRDDLPAVRKALDDAGIVWPHPSTDADVLYTLMYCSLKLGLDVLLNFDIVANSSRSRSAVELIAGPGRLFSFLYEKHIRLYVNDEGEANFEFLKERFQRNNTVTLTYSQTQGFEDLVLQKLLYAGAMRKASVKSLIPDASDIGLTEAKWTATLRKLNMSPAEGPLLTTTHVAYVNALLDVWRSNGSDSLHTLVSWSTVQVAALFANRELIYNYYDANYNMAQVHYGIFCATRAMFFSRQALFARYNADVFQGMAGPVARELALSVRLAFSRRLSNWTYFDENLTVVDDWSSLMTAFYNFEKHSEENETVVRGQLPDMTDSLVSNWQHSAIVRNTPEVEQMLLSMLRLRYYVHSYGKRDFQLMPYALSFPLFDSTLPSSVNYGGLGSEVTVALGDLLLSAYDVSKVPRILSLYDCLLASQFGDGAIARVYAAQTIGLNALVDAYESSGRALDNAVKGLEKYRGLPLVFIAMCYIQCDGGIAVGNGEAGCNLPLQQLPRFAEAFDCAPGEPMNPANRCELL, from the exons ATGCAGCCAACAACAGAGGATGTCCCGCCCACCTCCGGAGCGCAGGTGCCCCAGGCTAAGGACGAGGAACGCAAGAAGGCGCGATCCAAAACATCCAAGCCTGGTTCCCCCGAGCGCCGTGGCCCGAAGAGGCAAGTCCCTAAGGAGCGAGACGACTTCGACATGCGTCCACCGGATCGTAGCCGAAGCCCTCGAGCGGGATGGCGAAGTCCCCGGCAAGCACGGGCGCAAG ATGCAGGAGTCAGAGTTAACACCGCCCGCTTACCGTTCAATCGCAAGAGCTTTTACCAGCCGAAACCAGCGGACGGTGCCCTGTCACCGACGGGACCACACAATCGCGGTCCATCCGGTGCTTCCGGCAACGATCCGACCGCCGCTATGGGGGGCCTACCTATGTCGCAGATGTCGCGGGAAGGGTACCTGTACGGTGCACGGAGCCCAGCGTCGTTCCCATCACGCCCCTTCAGCTCCACGTCGCAAGTGGGGAACCCTAGTTCGGCCAATGCGCTTGCGAGCTCCGCAGCCTTCCCCGGACAGCCGCCCTTCAGACCGCCCCCGTTGCCCCAAGATACGTTCTCCGAGGTGACGCCGAAGCCGCGCCGG ACTTTTGGACCTCTGTGCCTCACTGTGTGTGTACTGACGACGGTTGTGCTTGCGACGCTGGCGACAGTGGCGATCGTGAAGGCTTCCTGGCGTTCGGCGACGCCACTATCGAGCCCGTGCGAGACGCATGCCTGCCTCGCCTACTCGAGGCGCCTCCGCGCCTCCATCAACGAATCGGCGAACCCGTGCAAGAGCTTCACGCGCTTCGTTTGCGACGGCTGGCGGCGTGAGCACAGTGGCAACGTGTGGGAGGAACAATTCCGTTACGTGCTTGACAAGCTTACCGCCTCACTGAAGGACATCACCGTTCCGCCGTCCGGACAAAACGAGGAGCAACGGGGAGCCGCCGTGTACCGCAGCTGCGTGTCGCTTTTCGATGGCAGCAGGGACGATCTGCCGGCCGTCCGGAAGGCGCTCGATGATGCCGGCATCGTGTGGCCGCATCCGTCCACGGACGCCGACGTCCTCTACACGCTCATGTACTGCTCCCTCAAGCTGGGCTTGGACGTGCTGCTCAATTTTGACATCGTAGCGAACAGCAGTCGCAGCCGCAGTGCGGTTGAGCTGATCGCAGGTCCGGGCAGGCTGTTTTCATTCCTGTACGAGAAACACATACGCCTGTACGTGAATGATGAGGGCGAGGCGAACTTCGAATTTCTCAAGGAGCGCTTTCAGCGCAACAACACGGTCACCTTAACGTACAGTCAGACGCAAGGTTTCGAGGACCTTGTGCTGCAAAAGCTTTTGTACGCCGGGGCGATGCGCAAAGCCAGCGTCAAAAGTTTAATTCCGGATGCGTCGGACATAGGCCTGACCGAAGCTAAGTGGACGGCAACTCTCCGGAAACTTAACATGAGTCCGGCCGAAGGTCCCTTGCTGACGACGACGCATGTCGCTTATGTGAACGCACTGCTGGATGTCTGGCGATCAAATGGCTCGGACTCGTTGCACACACTAGTCTCTTGGTCCACGGTTCAAGTGGCAGCACTTTTCGCCAACAGAGAGCTCATTTACAATTATTACGATGCTAACTACAATATGGCTCAGGTGCACTATGGCATCTTCTGTGCCACCAGAGCCATGTTCTTTTCCAGGCAGGCACTGTTTGCGAGATACAACGCCGATGTTTTCCAGGGCATGGCAGGGCCCGTTGCGAGAGAACTGGCGCTGTCGGTGCGGCTTGCCTTCTCGCGCCGTCTTTCCAACTGGACCTACTTCGACGAGAACTTAACCGTGGTAGACGACTGGAGCTCTCTTATGACAGCGTTCTACAACTTCGAGAAGCACAGCGAAGAGAACGAAACCGTTGTCCGAGGCCAGCTACCAGACATGACGGATTCGTTGGTGAGCAACTGGCAGCATTCGGCAATAGTCAGAAACACGCCTGAAGTGGAACAGATGCTGCTCTCCATGCTTCGCCTACGTTATTACGTCCACTCCTACGGGAAGAGGGACTTCCAGCTGATGCCGTATGCCCTGTCCTTTCCTCTGTTCGATTCAACGCTGCCATCTTCTGTGAACTACGGTGGCTTGGGATCCGAGGTAACCGTAGCGCTGGGCGACTTGCTTCTAAGCGCCTACGACGTCAGTAAAGTGCCACGAATTCTATCCCTGTACGATTGCCTGCTAGCCAGCCAGTTCGGCGACGGCGCTATTGCAAGAGTTTATGCAGCGCAGACTATTGGCCTCAACGCTCTTGTCGATGCTTACGAAAGTAGCGGCCGTGCCCTGGACAATGCTGTGAAAGGGCTCGAGAAGTATCGGGGACTGCCGCTGGTGTTCATCGCTATGTGTTACATTCAGTGCGATGGCGGCATCGCTGTGGGAAACGGCGAGGCTGGGTGCAATCTACCGCTACAGCAGTTGCCCCGGTTCGCTGAAGCCTTTGACTGTGCTCCAGGAGAGCCTATGAACCCTGCGAACCGATGCGAGCTGCTTTGA